A portion of the Paenibacillus hamazuiensis genome contains these proteins:
- a CDS encoding helix-turn-helix domain-containing protein, producing MKLWRNRLSIANLVLTMLIFLFIAALAFAVHLLKTQSDTSERFTESFRQTHDGLSSISMMLEKQINSVYFQLTLDYTLREWLVQPKPTVSNMAMLGEIQANSLKIINSNPLVLSVYIYSKGSGTVLATNHEFTSLEEFPDKELFTDFNEKNGHWVGKRPEKAGYGNKKDILTFVGPLGNNNGLVAINIDERKLFAATPEANYGMMLLGEDGRVLTTRQGTEVKLGAVQPEQLPKAAAPAGAGKPPAVNGQYVLASGPSGGEWQLISVTPMIELSAAWRMRQTALIALAVLLAAMAAAIYALVRRVYFQPIRRFETHYNNNLEELRHHFTLNVLTGKLKEADLRDKAAELAFRFPADRWAVVVFQIDNFYNYLLSMKQDERFFMDKTIYNAIKWTFMTAYPCYPAKAELEKIAILLSVPADTDESSLQQRLTETIVYLQKEIEDNCGLTVCAGISRIHDGLGSAHAGYHEALQALGFKAIFGKRSIIRYTDIAAQKSDELMYRSSDIDKLCNLVKDGKQAEFETQLRSMLQGMLGEERFSLDRVNAFFSNVLYGIVKVTLEHRLEIADILQEDVFMNMYSREFVQDKTDFVVQAAGKVASHIAMTRQSQNKTVQLILDYIEAHYDKPISLTTISESLGVNSSYISTLMKHELGHGFVEHLNQLRIKKALQLLEDPNLAIKTVSEMCGYDTVHSFIRNFKKLHLFTPSEYRSKLLAKR from the coding sequence TTGAAGCTCTGGAGAAACCGTCTTTCGATCGCAAACCTCGTGCTGACGATGTTGATTTTTTTGTTTATTGCGGCGCTGGCGTTTGCCGTCCATCTGCTCAAAACGCAATCCGACACGTCAGAGCGGTTCACGGAGTCGTTCCGGCAGACGCACGACGGCTTGTCCTCGATCTCCATGATGCTGGAGAAGCAGATTAACTCCGTCTACTTTCAGCTGACTCTGGATTACACGCTGCGGGAATGGCTCGTTCAGCCGAAACCGACCGTCTCCAATATGGCAATGCTCGGTGAAATTCAGGCGAATTCGCTGAAAATTATCAACAGCAATCCGCTTGTGCTCTCCGTTTACATTTACAGCAAAGGCAGCGGCACGGTGCTCGCCACGAACCATGAGTTTACTTCATTGGAAGAGTTCCCCGACAAGGAGCTCTTTACCGACTTTAATGAAAAAAACGGCCATTGGGTCGGCAAACGTCCGGAAAAAGCCGGCTACGGCAACAAAAAGGATATTCTTACGTTCGTCGGGCCGCTTGGCAATAACAACGGGCTCGTGGCGATCAACATCGACGAACGAAAGCTGTTCGCCGCCACGCCCGAGGCGAATTACGGCATGATGCTGCTCGGCGAGGACGGTCGCGTGCTAACGACCCGCCAAGGCACCGAGGTGAAGCTGGGCGCGGTGCAGCCGGAGCAGCTGCCGAAGGCGGCCGCACCCGCGGGCGCGGGCAAGCCACCGGCCGTAAACGGCCAGTACGTGCTCGCCTCCGGCCCCTCCGGCGGGGAATGGCAGCTCATCTCCGTCACGCCGATGATCGAGCTGAGCGCCGCATGGCGGATGCGCCAAACCGCGCTGATCGCGCTCGCCGTCCTGCTCGCCGCGATGGCGGCGGCGATTTACGCGCTTGTGCGGCGGGTTTATTTTCAGCCGATCCGCCGGTTCGAAACGCATTACAACAACAATCTCGAGGAGCTGCGGCACCACTTCACCTTAAACGTGCTGACCGGCAAGCTGAAGGAAGCCGACTTGCGCGACAAAGCCGCCGAACTCGCCTTCCGCTTCCCCGCCGACCGGTGGGCGGTCGTCGTGTTCCAGATCGACAACTTCTACAATTATTTGCTGAGCATGAAGCAGGACGAGCGTTTCTTCATGGACAAAACGATTTATAACGCGATCAAGTGGACGTTTATGACCGCCTACCCGTGTTATCCCGCGAAAGCGGAGCTGGAGAAAATCGCCATCCTCCTGTCGGTGCCGGCGGATACGGACGAGAGCTCGCTGCAGCAGCGGCTTACGGAGACGATCGTCTATTTGCAAAAGGAAATCGAAGACAACTGCGGGCTGACCGTTTGCGCCGGCATCAGCCGCATTCACGACGGCCTCGGCAGCGCGCACGCCGGCTATCATGAAGCGCTGCAGGCGCTCGGCTTCAAGGCGATTTTCGGCAAACGCAGCATCATCCGCTACACCGATATCGCCGCCCAAAAATCCGACGAGCTGATGTATCGCAGCTCCGACATCGACAAGCTGTGCAATCTCGTCAAAGACGGCAAGCAAGCTGAATTCGAGACGCAGCTTCGCTCGATGCTGCAAGGGATGCTGGGCGAGGAGCGTTTTTCGCTCGACCGGGTGAACGCCTTTTTCTCCAACGTGCTGTACGGCATCGTCAAGGTGACGCTGGAGCATCGGCTCGAGATCGCGGATATTTTGCAGGAAGACGTATTTATGAACATGTACAGCCGCGAGTTTGTGCAGGACAAAACGGACTTTGTCGTTCAGGCGGCGGGAAAAGTCGCCTCCCATATCGCGATGACCCGGCAATCGCAAAATAAAACCGTCCAGCTCATTCTCGATTACATCGAAGCCCACTACGACAAGCCGATTTCGCTGACCACGATTTCAGAATCCTTGGGCGTCAACTCTTCTTATATCAGCACGCTGATGAAACACGAGCTCGGACACGGCTTCGTCGAACACTTAAACCAGCTGCGCATCAAAAAGGCGCTGCAGCTGCTGGAAGATCCGAATCTCGCGATCAAGACGGTGTCCGAAATGTGCGGCTACGATACGGTCCATTCGTTCATTCGCAACTTCAAGAAGCTGCACCTGTTCACGCCCAGCGAATACCGCAGCAAACTGCTCGCCAAACGGTAA
- a CDS encoding ABC transporter permease has protein sequence MESTTNLQSAAGQRVRRKSLAAAWSAAGKHKYLYALLLPGIVWYFIFRYLPMYGVIIAFKDYNFSKGIWGSPWVGLKHFEFLFRNQDFFLIVRNTLLINLYELIFAFPVPVILALLLNEMKNVLFKRSIQTVIYFPHFLSWVVFGGIVIQLLSPNEGLVNNVLRYFGMEPVFFMSKSEYFRPIVVISSILKESGWGAIIYLAALSSIDPEQYEAATIDGANRWHKLAYITLPGISNTVVIMMILKVGYLLDVGFEQIYILYNPSVYDVGDVLSTYIYRIGLQSAQFSVTAAIGLFQSVIGFFLIWSTNRLAKKFSEVSLW, from the coding sequence TTGGAATCGACGACGAATTTGCAAAGCGCCGCTGGGCAGCGGGTGCGCCGGAAGTCTCTTGCGGCCGCGTGGTCTGCGGCAGGCAAGCACAAATATTTGTACGCGCTGCTGCTTCCGGGCATCGTGTGGTATTTCATCTTCCGGTATTTGCCGATGTACGGCGTGATCATTGCGTTTAAGGACTATAATTTTTCCAAAGGGATTTGGGGCAGTCCGTGGGTCGGGCTGAAGCATTTCGAGTTTCTGTTTCGCAATCAGGATTTCTTCCTCATCGTCCGCAATACGCTGTTGATCAACCTGTACGAGCTGATCTTTGCGTTTCCGGTGCCGGTCATCTTGGCGCTGCTGCTTAACGAAATGAAAAACGTGCTGTTCAAGCGTTCGATTCAAACCGTCATCTATTTCCCACATTTCCTGTCGTGGGTTGTTTTCGGCGGCATCGTCATCCAGCTGCTGTCTCCGAACGAAGGGCTCGTGAACAACGTGCTTCGCTATTTCGGGATGGAGCCGGTGTTTTTCATGAGCAAATCCGAATATTTTCGGCCGATCGTCGTGATCTCCTCGATTCTGAAGGAATCGGGCTGGGGAGCGATCATCTATTTGGCTGCGCTCAGCTCGATCGATCCGGAGCAGTACGAGGCCGCGACGATCGATGGTGCGAACCGCTGGCACAAGCTTGCTTACATTACGCTGCCGGGGATCAGCAATACGGTGGTCATCATGATGATCCTCAAAGTCGGCTACCTGCTCGATGTCGGCTTCGAGCAAATCTACATCCTGTACAACCCGTCGGTGTACGACGTGGGGGATGTGCTCAGCACGTACATTTACCGGATCGGCCTGCAGAGCGCGCAGTTCAGCGTGACCGCAGCGATCGGCCTGTTCCAGTCGGTCATCGGCTTCTTCCTGATCTGGAGCACAAACCGTCTGGCCAAAAAATTCAGCGAAGTTTCGCTGTGGTAA
- a CDS encoding carbohydrate ABC transporter permease, protein MSVKLSANVWIGALLVMFAILTFLPFYYVMLASVSDSNLIREGELMLWPKGFNLKAYGLIFDNAQFLHSFAVTVTRTVLGLAVNLLLQLTIAYALSRTYLPGRKMFMIYIIITMMFNGGIVPTFLIVKGTGLIDTIWALVIPSAISTWNVILLRTFFENVPSSLEESAKMDGANDIAIFIKIFLPLSLPAIMTIGLFVAVHHWNAFMDAVIYTNSADLKVLQLFLRDMVIKMEMAALMGDMSAMSEVSSLSIRTASIFLASLPILAVYPFIQRFFVKGMMVGAVKG, encoded by the coding sequence ATGTCCGTGAAACTATCCGCCAACGTCTGGATCGGCGCGCTGCTGGTCATGTTTGCGATACTGACCTTTCTGCCTTTCTATTACGTGATGCTCGCTTCCGTCAGCGACTCGAACCTGATCCGTGAAGGCGAGCTGATGCTTTGGCCGAAGGGCTTTAACCTGAAAGCGTACGGGCTTATTTTCGATAATGCGCAGTTTTTGCATTCGTTTGCGGTGACCGTGACGCGCACCGTGCTGGGCCTCGCGGTCAACCTGCTGCTGCAGCTGACGATCGCGTATGCACTGTCCCGCACCTACCTGCCCGGCCGCAAAATGTTCATGATCTACATCATCATCACGATGATGTTTAACGGCGGCATCGTGCCGACGTTCCTTATCGTCAAGGGGACGGGGCTGATCGATACGATATGGGCGCTCGTCATTCCGTCGGCGATCAGCACGTGGAACGTCATTTTGCTGCGTACCTTTTTCGAAAATGTACCTTCCAGCCTGGAGGAATCGGCAAAAATGGATGGGGCAAACGACATCGCCATTTTCATAAAAATTTTCCTGCCTCTGTCGCTGCCGGCGATCATGACGATCGGGCTGTTCGTGGCGGTGCATCATTGGAATGCCTTTATGGATGCGGTGATCTATACGAATTCGGCCGATTTGAAGGTGCTGCAGCTGTTTTTGCGGGATATGGTGATCAAGATGGAGATGGCTGCGCTGATGGGCGATATGTCGGCGATGAGCGAGGTATCGTCGCTATCGATCCGCACGGCATCGATTTTCCTGGCGTCGCTGCCGATTTTGGCGGTGTATCCGTTTATTCAGCGGTTTTTCGTGAAGGGCATGATGGTGGGGGCGGTCAAGGGGTAA
- a CDS encoding glutathione peroxidase — translation MTIYDFTVRKPNGTRLPLYEFEGKPVVIINTASKCKFTPQFSDLQRLYEEYHPQGVEFIGFPCNQFGEQEPGSDEEAESFCQINYGVKFQIFGKIEVNGENAHPLFDYLKKSAPFRGFDETNINEKLLKMMIAEKNPEWLVGDSIKWNFTKFLIGKQGQVIARFEPADELDALRQQLEDQLH, via the coding sequence ATGACAATTTACGATTTTACCGTACGCAAGCCGAACGGCACACGTCTGCCGTTATATGAATTTGAAGGAAAACCGGTTGTCATCATCAATACCGCCAGCAAATGTAAATTTACCCCGCAATTTTCCGACCTGCAGCGCCTTTACGAGGAGTATCATCCGCAAGGTGTGGAGTTTATCGGATTTCCATGCAACCAATTCGGGGAGCAGGAGCCCGGCAGCGATGAGGAAGCGGAATCGTTCTGCCAAATCAATTACGGGGTTAAGTTTCAAATTTTTGGGAAGATCGAAGTGAACGGGGAGAACGCTCATCCTTTATTCGACTACTTAAAGAAATCTGCTCCATTCCGGGGATTCGACGAAACGAACATCAACGAAAAGCTGCTCAAAATGATGATCGCCGAAAAAAATCCCGAATGGCTGGTCGGGGATTCCATAAAGTGGAATTTTACCAAGTTCCTTATCGGCAAGCAGGGGCAAGTTATCGCGAGATTCGAGCCGGCCGATGAATTGGACGCACTCCGGCAGCAATTGGAAGATCAGCTTCATTGA